A region of Culicoides brevitarsis isolate CSIRO-B50_1 chromosome 1, AGI_CSIRO_Cbre_v1, whole genome shotgun sequence DNA encodes the following proteins:
- the LOC134836782 gene encoding vesicle-trafficking protein SEC22b, whose translation MALMTMIARVADGLPLVGTMQEDEQTGKSVLEYQNQAKLLFRKLTPQSPRRCSIETGPYLFHYIIENDVCYLVLCDRQFSKKLAYSFLEEIAQEFDNNYGRRVNSVTRPYAFIEFDIYIQKARKGLTDRRRNINSINSQLQDVQRIMVQNIDDVLARGAVLSELDTKTQNLSMLSAKYKKDATYLNRKSMYVKAAAASIILLVFVFYFWVL comes from the exons ATGGCTCTTATGACAATGATTGCCCGCGTGGCAGACGGTCTCCCCTTAGTCGGAACTATGCAAGAAGATGAACAA acGGGCAAAAGCGTATTAGAATATCAAAATCAAGCCAAATTATTGTTTCGTAAACTGACGCCACAATCTCCGAGACGGTGTTCCATCGAAACAGGGCCTTATTTGTTTCA ctATATCATTGAAAACGACGTTTGTTATCTCGTGCTGTGTGACAGACAATTTAGCAAGAAGTTAGCTTACAGTTTCCTCGAGGAAATTGCACAGGAATTCGACAATAACTACGGTCGACGCGTAAATTCCGTCACACGTCCCTAcgcttttattgaatttgacaTTTACATACAGAAGGCACGCAAGGGCCTCACCGATCGTCGAAGGAATATCAATTCCATTAACTCACAGTTGCAAGATGTGCAAAGAATTATg gtcCAAAACATCGATGACGTTCTCGCGAGAGGCGCCGTCCTATCAGAGCTCGAcacaaaaacgcaaaatttgtcaatgtTGTCGGCGAAATACAAGAAAGACGCGACATATTTAAACAGAAAGTCAATGTACGTAAAAGCAGCAGCTGCTTCGATAATTTTGCTCGTGTTTGTGTTCTACTTTTGGGTTCTCTAA
- the LOC134827248 gene encoding nose resistant to fluoxetine protein 6-like: MVHTYLQLFAVGENRHSRKIAERSFTYQIVGNATFSVDTFFFISGVLIVYLYYKSSYSSDGVKQVRTTKLPNAVNETVFAIIYRYIRLTPAYFFVIVTNELALKWTFDRSVFQPSIIDHITCNKYWYRNIFYVNNWYPFREMCMIWSWYMANDMQFYIVAIILLILSKRFFKVSAITVVVLLMSSWVVAIFVSIHFNYIHKVADPFESFDILYDKPWQRMGPYIVGMITGYIIVRKRRAPKISFLLNVILWFLSFGLLFVLIFGVWKGQLSVLATAFYVGMGHTAWGVGLVWICLSCYWGLARPINSFLSYRGFLPLSRLTYCAYLIHPVIMVVTSFQQQGPISMTHAMIMTTFLGNAVLSFMFALVISLLFEAPVIRILKIVFRK, translated from the exons ATGGTTCATACTTATCTTCAACTCTTCGCTGTGGGAGAAAATCgg caTAGTCGCAAAATCGCCGAACGATCGTTCACATATCAAATTGTCGGTAACGCCACATTTTCCGTTgacacatttttcttcatcagCGGTGTCTTAATAGTTTATCTGTACTACAAGTCATCATATTCTTCGGATGGCGTCAAGCAAGTTCGTACCACAAAGCTTCCGAATGCCGTTAATGAAACCGTTTTTGCCATCATTTATCGCTACATCCGTTTGACACCCGCATACTTCTTCGTCATTGTTACCAACGAGCTCGCCCTTAAATGGACGTTCGATCGTTCCGTGTTCCAACCTAGCATTATCGATCACATTACGTGCAACAAATACTGGTATCGCAACATTTTCTACGTGAATAATTGGTATCCCTTCCGTGAAATGTGCATGATTTGGTCGTGGTACATGGCAAATGACATGCAATTCTACATTGTTGCGATTATTCTGCTGATTCTTTCGAAACG ATTCTTCAAAGTATCCGCCATCACGGTCGTTGTGTTGCTCATGTCATCGTGGGTCGTTGCCATTTTTGTCTCAATCCACTTCAACTACATCCACAAAGTAGCAGATCCCTTTGAATCGTTCGATATTTTGTACGACAAACCGTGGCAACGCATGGGTCCGTATATCGTCGGCATGATAACTGGCTACATTATCGTGCGAAAGAGGAGAGCACCGAAAATTTCCTTCTTGCTGAACGTGATTTTATGGTTTTTGTCTTTCGGACTTTTGTTTGTGCTCATTTTTGGCGTATGGAAGGGACAATTGAGCGTATTGGCAACCGCTTTTTATGTCGGAATGGGACACACAG cttgGGGCGTTGGACTTGTTTGGATTTGCTTATCGTGCTATTGGGGATTGGCGAGACCCATAAACAGCTTTTTGTCCTACAGAGGATTTTTACCATTGAGTCGTCTTACGTATTGCGCCTATTTGATTCATCCGGTAATTATGGTTGTTACATCGTTTCAACAACAAGGACCGATTTCGATGACACATGCAATGAtc ATGACGACTTTCTTGGGAAATGCGGTGCTATCATTTATGTTCGCTTTGGTAATTTCGCTATTGTTTGAAGCACCTGTGATTAGAATCTTGAAAATAGTCTTCCGTAAATGA
- the LOC134837683 gene encoding uncharacterized protein LOC134837683, which yields MVSFDRIWKLIQESDITFGSFLFTKEAQVKSPSVIVKLLKLQTPLNAFLIAFGMISTVVMTNFNITSVIFCLTVSVTSCGFFLSYWILIISRQGIKDLLEWCRKLYDVNRKFQGEVKVIAENRLVQTEAFTVKVFKWIRNLLLFNGIFCCTGGSIISFFLPDDIVPKFEIPVPFMLPFPDQHTWICFITSVVVCQIALVYIALGIIFLSFLFLCITLHILGFCDVILESIEEMKNDLEARTEEIRESYAETSTALPFLRQKVPLNDKKFENWIKCITSMIVDVNTVILKMYRIFTYLALIIEIVSLSNLFLTGLIIIIVKSQYFFAVSGNVCLVILFGTCYINEVIRDKFDEIEEALYDLPWYAIDVKHQKILLVMLQCDKIQLGLTAAGIHEMTIERFGTVLQAGYSNLLVLKDFIHRFT from the coding sequence ATGGTTTCATTTGATCGAATTTGGAAGTTAATCCAGGAATCTGACATCACTTTTGGAAGTTTTTTGTTCACCAAAGAGGCTCAAGTAAAATCACCCTCAGTCATTGTAAAGCTATTAAAGCTACAAACGcctttaaatgcatttttaattgcGTTTGGTATGATTTCAACAGTTGTCAtgacaaatttcaacattACAAGTGTCATCTTTTGCCTTACCGTTTCGGTAACATCTTGTGGCTTTTTCTTATCATACTGGATTCTCATTATATCGAGACAAGGCATTAAGGATCTTCTGGAATGGTGTCGAAAATTGTATGACGTCAACAGAAAATTCCAAGGTGAGGTCAAGGTCATTGCGGAAAATCGTCTTGTTCAAACCGAAGCATTTACtgtaaaagttttcaaatggATTCGTAATTTACTGCTGTTTAACGGGATATTTTGCTGTACCGGAGGAAGTATAATTTCATTCTTTCTACCGGATGACATTGTACCAAAATTCGAAATACCTGTGCCTTTTATGCTGCCTTTTCCGGATCAACATACTTGGATTTGCTTCATCACAAGTGTCGTAGTTTGTCAGATAGCTTTGGTTTATATCGCATTaggcattatttttttgagtttcctTTTTCTTTGCATCACTCTTCACATTTTGGGATTTTGTGACGTCATTTTGGAATCCATTGAGGAAATGAAGAACGATCTGGAAGCAAGAACTGAAGAAATTCGTGAAAGTTACGCAGAAACCTCGACAGCATTACCATTTTTGCGACAAAAAGTCCCattgaacgacaaaaaattcgaaaattggaTCAAATGTATCACGAGCATGATTGTGGATGTCAATACAGTGATCCTAAAAATGTACAGAATTTTCACGTATCTCGCGCTGATTATTGAAATCGTTTCTTTGTCGAATTTATTCTTGACTGGATTGATAATTATCATTGTAAAGTCACAGTATTTCTTTGCCGTTTctggaaatgtttgtttagTCATACTTTTTGGTACTTGTTACATCAATGAAGTGATTCGTGATAAGTTTGACGAAATTGAAGAAGCTCTTTATGACTTGCCATGGTACGCGATCGATGTGAAACATCAAAAGATTTTGTTGGTTATGCTGCAATGcgataaaattcaattggGACTCACGGCAGCTGGTATTCACGAGATGACAATTGAACGATTTGGGACCGTCTTGCAGGCTGGTTACAGTAATTTGCTcgttttaaaggattttattCATCGTTTCACCTAA
- the LOC134837684 gene encoding uncharacterized protein LOC134837684 has translation MKKKITLLFIAATICVIKAEEQNKTNETTPIIVNNNYPKPISLWDGKGMMNPMIVDSKTANAVPGFSTSGSEYEFNPDDLEALQDRLVDETLQGVSSLINNDNSDLNDDFDSFVFPESSTDAVSSTKNDTSDLKPDHIFRVPKVKKYKKAENVTNMPIMKSSYLHFHNFHLFINMYDHHLWDAEKIKANVSDQCGKDMKNYLGKVRNGVPVALKASDSSGRYGGIYFFGNDFWMGSKTFCDEVNLESRELGQIERLPEMSFYMIKILVRMDPYFTEAKLLQLGQCLPKSCEIEDIYTILRLDPAAQVLSNTAYKTGLNIFNVRRVPGDYQIQKDPKYFMLIMVVSILVCITFVASIYESILLGKGYDLVERRRSSRVHKRDIDQTKKTTTENKQMEMYRMGQENNNIDVNAVKSGKPMKNGHEIELSTRSLNIFSRFLICFGLRGNMQSICNVEKSDPVRIFF, from the exons atgaagaaaaaaattacattactATTCATTGCGGCAACAATTTGCGTGATCAAAGCCGAAGAACAGAACAAAACGAACGAAACAACGCCCATCATCGTGAACAACAACTACCCAAAGCCAATTTCCCTGTGGGATGGCAAAGGTATGATGAACCCAATGATTGTGGACTCAAAAACAGCAAATGCCGTACCAGGCTTCTCCACAAGCGGATCTGAATACGAATTTAATCCTGACGACTTGGAAGCTTTGCAAGATCGACTCGTTGACGAAACGTTACAAGGCGTCTCGTCGCTCATCAATAACGACAATTCCGACTTGAATGACGATTTTGATTCGTTTGTCTTTCCCGAGAGCTCGACAGATGCCGTGTCTTCGACTAAAAATGACACTTCCGATTTGAAGCCGGATCACATTTTTCGCGTtccaaaagtgaaaaaatacaaaaaagctgaaaatgttACAAATATGCCGATTATGAAGTCTTCTTACCtgcattttcacaattttcatcTCTTCATCAACATGTACGATCATCATTTGTGGGACGCGGAGAAGATAAAAGCGAACGTTTCGGATCAATGTGGGaaagatatgaaaaattatctcgGAAAAGTAAGAAATGGCGTGCCTGTAGCATTGAAAGCGAGCGATTCATCGGGTCGTTATGGCGGCATCTACTTCTTTGGCAACGACTTTTGGATGGGAAGCAAAACATTTTGCGACGAAGTGAATTTGGAGAGCAGAGAATTGGGTCAAATTGAACGTCTACCGGAAATGAGCTTctatatgattaaaattttggtgCGAATGGATCCGTATTTCACtgag gcaaAATTACTCCAACTGGGTCAATGTTTACCAAAATCCTGCGAAATTGAGgatatttatacaattttaagGCTGGATCCTGCTGCGCAAGTACTTTCCAACACAGCTTACAAAACGGGCTTGAACATTTTCAACGTCAGACGTGTTCCCGGTGACTATCAAATACAAAAAGATCCCAAATATTTCATGTTGAT CATGGTTGTCTCGATCTTGGTGTGCATAACTTTCGTTGCAAGCATCTACGAATCAATTTTACTTGGCAAGGGATATGATCTCGTCGAACGGAGACGCAGTTCAAGAGTCCATAAACGTGATATTGATCAAACGAAGAAGACAACGACGGAAAATAAACAGATGGAAATGTATCGGATGGGACAGGAGAACAACAATATCGATGTAAATGCCGTAAAAAGTGGAAAACCAATGAAAAATGGGCACGAAATTGAACTTAGCACGAGAagtttgaacattttcagccgttttttgatttgttttggCTTGCGAGGCAACATGCAAAGTATCTGTAATGTAGAAAAAAGTGATccagtaagaatttttttctaa
- the LOC134838377 gene encoding box C/D snoRNA protein 1: METTTVYKDSEAQNAENSRLGKCEVCNVNDAKYTCPKCEVKTCCLSCLKIHKTELECDGIRDKTKYIPLKKMTQMDFMSDYHFLEECTRYVADRKRDKIKKYTIYNKELPTHMFRLRAACKQRNITLRFLLSNFTKHRINTTRLDFKNQIVKWKIEWNFPNVGEKILTFFDDECSETATIGELLEKYLSPESDFVGKKQLEFYQAKGIDNLRVLLKAEGVRKCKNRYYELDYRKSLKENLAGKTIVEFPVIVVVFEEVARELDIIDSDEEDETEKTRYEQILGITSAKRPNPDESEALNKKNRVETNKNLLFSNGDDVESSEADDDGATTEEEKES; the protein is encoded by the exons atgGAAACCACGACAGTATATAAGGACAGTGAAGCACAAAATGCTGAAAATTCCag GCTTGGAAAATGTGAGGTCTGCAACGTTAACGATGCGAAATACACATGCCCGAAATGCGAAGTGAAGACCTGTTGCCTCTCGTGCCTCAAAATCCACAAAACCGAGCTCGAATGCGATGGAATTCGTGACAAGACAAAATACATTCCGctgaaaaaaatgactcaGATGGATTTCATGAGCGATTATCACTTTTTGGAGGAATGCACGCGGTACGTAGCTGACCGCAAGCgagataaaatcaaaaaatacacgATTTACAACAAGGAACTTCCGACACACATGTTCCGGTTGCGGGCGGCATGCAAACAGCGAAATATCACATTGAGATTTTTACTTTCGAACTTTACGAAACATCGAATTAACACGACCAGATTGGATTTTAAGAATCAAATCGTCAAATGGAAAATCGAATGGAATTTCCCGAATGTAGGGGAGaagattttgacatttttcgatGACGAATGTTCCGAAACTGCGACAATCGGAGAGTTGTTGGAGAAATATTTGAGTCCTGAGAGCGATTTTGTGGGCAAAAAACAGCTGGAGTTCTATCAAGCGAAGGGAATTGACAATTTGCGGGTGTTGCTGAAGGCAGAAGGAGttagaaaatgcaaaaataggTATTACGAGTTAGATTACAGGAAAAGTCTCAAAGAAAATTTGGCTGGAAAGACAATTGTGGAGTTTcctgttattgttgttgtgttcGAGGAAGTCGCGAGAGAGTTGGATATCATCGACAGTg acGAAGAAGATGAAACAGAAAAGACACGatatgaacaaattttggGAATAACAAGTGCTAAAAGACCAAATCCTGACGAATCTGAAGCtctaaataagaaaaatcgagtagaaaccaacaaaaatttgctgtTTTCCAATGGAGATGATGTCGAAAGTTCAGaagctgatgatgatggtgcCACAACAGAAGAGGAAAAAGAGAGctga
- the LOC134832772 gene encoding lactosylceramide 1,3-N-acetyl-beta-D-glucosaminyltransferase-like — protein sequence MAHIRIVHFMIIVIVVLTIFLYSLLYTASPEMNTIVHAGTAHHYVMSSKDTRDSDRVSSKSNNLQNGDILVSTKNYISDSSRKIVVGEGDSSNVVPSSEINNRIEDDAASRDGVGTVQIRSDNVVVIGNQQTPKTNVSVSSPASTSFVNASISSSNNSNSQQAASVLPTLEAKSTAKISDKSSVKSNSSQNASTTTTTVANAAVHNVTAKDPKSKQSNDAAKVVRTSDIYRPGFTEASADLCKNSGEQLRLLILIMSAPTHHEQRLAIRQSWGHYGTRRDVAIGFILGQTENQAHEDVLAAEQYMYNDLVRGHFVDSYNNLTLKTISSLEWVDTYCPNVSFFLKTDDDMFINVPRLLQFIEKHHKDKRTIYGRLAKKWKPIRNKKSKYYVSPQQYFPTIFPPFTTGPAYLITSDAIGDLYRKSLNQTYLKLEDVYTTGIVAELLGIKRLHVTEFINRRIAFNQCNIKKAISLHMIKPTEQFDLWKKLLDNSVQCK from the exons ATGGCACACATCCGAATAGTTCACTTTATGATAATTGTCATAGTTGTGTTAacgatatttttatattcattacTGTACACGGCTAGTCCCGAAATGAATACAATTGTCCACGCAGGCACCGCACATCATTACGTAATGTCGAGCAAAGACACGAGAGATAGCGATAGAGTTAGTAGTAAGagtaataatttacaaaatggtGATATTTTAGTTAGTACCAAGAACTATATTAGTGATAGTAGTAGGAAAATTGTGGTAGGGGAAGGAGACTCATCAAATGTGGTGCCATCATCAGAAATTAACAATCGCATCGAGGATGATGCGGCGTCACGAGATGGCGTTGGAACGGTGCAGATACGATCAG ATAACGTTGTAGTGATCGGCAATCAACAGACACCAAAAACAAATGTTTCCGTGTCGTCTCCAGCATCGACGTCGTTCGTTAACGCGAGCATTAGTAGtagtaataatagtaatagtCAACAAGCAGCGTCAGTCTTACCAACATTAGAGGCCAAAAGTACTGCCAAAATATcag ATAAAAGTAGTGTTAAAAGTAATTCAAGTCAGAATGcgtcaacgacgacgacgactgtaGCGAACGCAGCAGTGCACAATGTGACGGCGAAAGATCCGAAGAGCAAACAAAGCAATGACGCTGCAAAGGTTGTGCGCACAAGTGACATCTACCGCCCCGGATTCACGGAAGCCAGTGCcgatttgtgcaaaaatagcGGCGAGCAGCTGCGACTTTTGATCCTCATCATGTCGGCGCCCACGCATCACGAGCAACGCCTTGCCATCCGTCAAAGTTGGGGACATTACGGCACCCGACGTGACGTCGCCATCGGTTTTATTCTCGGCCAGACTGAAAATCAGGCGCACGAAGATGTGCTCGCCGCCGAGCAATACATGTACAACGACTTGGTGCGCGGCCACTTTGTCGACAGTTACAACAATTTGACGCTCAAGACAATTTCGTCGCTCGAATGGGTCGACACGTATTGCCCGAATGTCTCGTTCTTCCTCAAAACGGACGACGACATGTTCATCAATGTTCCTCGCCTGCTGCAATTCATCGAGAAGCATCACAAAGACAAACGGACCATTTATGGGCGTCTCGCGAAAAAATGGAAACCGATTCgcaacaaaaaatccaaatattaCGTGTCGCCGCAGCAGTATTTCCCGACAATTTTTCCGCCTTTCACCACGGGACCCGCGTATCTCATTACGAGCGACGCTATCGGCGACTTGTACCGCAAATCGCTGAATCAGACGTACTTGAAGCTCGAGGATGTCTACACGACGGGCATCGTGGCGGAACTTCTCGGCATCAAGCGCCTGCATGTCACGGAATTCATCAATCGACGCATTGCTTTTAATCAGTGCAACATCAAGAAAGCAATTAGTCTGCACATGATTAAGCCGACGGAACAGTTCGATTTGTGGAAAAAACTACTAGATAATAGTGTACAGTGCAAGTGA
- the LOC134826947 gene encoding L-lactate dehydrogenase — protein MASVKDTLLNEINAPVTTSGNKVTIVGIGAVGMACAFSILTQNVSSEVALVDVAADKLQGELLDLQHGSAFMKNAHVTASTDFAVSAGSRLCIITAGARQREGETRLDLVQRNTDILKGIVPQLVKHSPDTILLVVSNPCDILTYVAWKLSGLPKHKVIGSGTNLDSSRFRFLLSQRLGTAPTSVHGWIIGEHGDTSVPVWSGVNVAGVRLREINPNVGSSEDPEKWNELHKEVVQSAYEVIRLKGYTSWAIGLSCASLANTILRNQKAVHAVSTLIKGEHGVENDVFLSLPCVLGANGVTHIVRQYLNPDEVKALHTSADLMHKVQTGIKF, from the coding sequence ACGCTCCCGTCACGACATCGGGCAACAAAGTCACCATTGTCGGCATCGGAGCCGTTGGCATGGCTTGCGCCTTCAGTATTTTGACGCAAAACGTTTCGAGCGAAGTCGCCTTGGTCGATGTTGCTGCCGACAAATTGCAAGGAGAGTTGTTGGATTTGCAACACGGCTCGgcattcatgaaaaatgctCATGTCACTGCAAGCACGGACTTTGCCGTGTCTGCGGGCTCCCGTTTGTGCATCATCACTGCTGGCGCTCGTCAACGCGAAGGTGAAACTCGCTTGGATTTGGTGCAACGCAACACAGACATCCTCAAGGGTATCGTGCCGCAATTGGTGAAACACTCACCCGACACCATTTTGTTGGTTGTCTCAAACCCTTGCGACATTTTGACTTATGTCGCATGGAAATTGTCTGGTTTGCCAAAACACAAGGTCATCGGAAGTGGCACGAATCTCGATTCATCACGTTTCCGTTTCTTGTTGTCGCAACGTTTGGGTACCGCTCCAACTTCTGTGCACGGATGGATTATCGGCGAGCATGGAGACACAAGTGTTCCCGTTTGGTCTGGCGTCAATGTTGCCGGCGTTCGTTTGCGCGAAATCAATCCCAACGTTGGAAGTTCCGAAGATCCCGAAAAATGGAATGAATTGCACAAGGAAGTCGTTCAAAGCGCCTACGAAGTCATCCGTTTGAAGGGATATACCTCATGGGCTATTGGCTTGTCGTGCGCTTCGTTGGCAAACACAATTTTGCGCAACCAAAAAGCCGTGCATGCCGTCTCGACACTCATCAAGGGCGAACACGGCGTCGAAAATGACGTTTTCTTGTCGTTGCCATGCGTTTTGGGAGCCAACGGTGTCACGCACATCGTTCGCCAATACTTGAACCCGGACGAGGTCAAGGCTTTGCACACATCTGCCGACTTGATGCACAAGGTCCAAActggaattaaattttaa
- the LOC134837682 gene encoding sentrin-specific protease 6-like produces MEVSPAETEESQFSCEHVFIGAHHSGETLLLATENSITFWCDNFEGSEKKSMTLKSEDITKVVFCHSKKAKMLFLYPLPSVIANIKQSLGLSDEQMRVPTITSSLKRIGIVLQVSAHTEKLCEILEKFAETKFDEISCIEAKDLLENYQKYLPADYLEEVVSPTKPKQVTNNENSNVRRILTYPPTSSSGRHISLFLNDFMDLAPKTYLNDAIIDLYLQYVLMELVSPEMRERIHIFDSFFWKKLSTKCSDEETGKMSAEETSLQKYQRVAKWDEKVKLFEKDFIFVPININEHWLLAVICFPYLMEQKLNFETGEEIDPKFLKSVPVKQACLLIFDSLGIDRPNVSKALREYLRHRFLAEKQDDSPNCEFSSTVMPGCYVKVPRQKNYFDCGVFLLEYVEHFCLHPISDYRTPIKGLEKWFTQEHIRGKRKYLRDLIVTLVEKYEPENLPLPDIYFGDDEEVTNGELMEVDEIEKSVKEANNETQVP; encoded by the coding sequence atGGAAGTTTCTCCCGCTGAAACGGAAGAATCACAGTTTTCCTGTGAGCATGTTTTCATCGGAGCTCATCACAGTGGCGAAACGTTATTACTTGCaacggaaaattcaattactttTTGGTGTGACAATTTTGAGGGCAGTGAGAAGAAAAGCATGACGTTAAAGTCGGAGGACAtcacaaaagttgttttttgccattcgaaaaaggcaaaaatgttATTTCTCTATCCTTTGCCATCCGTTATAGCAAACATCAAACAGAGCTTGGGCTTGAGCGATGAGCAAATGAGAGTGCCAACCATCACATCGAGCCTCAAAAGGATTGGAATTGTGCTGCAAGTGTCGGCGCACACGGAGAAATTGTGTgaaattctcgaaaaattcGCTGAAACAAAGTTCGATGAGATCTCGTGTATCGAAGCTAAAGATTTACTTgagaattatcaaaaatacttACCTGCTGACTATCTGGAAGAAGTAGTTTCGCCAACGAAGCCGAAACAAGTGACAAATAACGAAAATTCGAATGTCCGAAGAATATTGACATATCCTCCGACAAGCAGCAGTGGTCGACACATCTCACTTTTCCTCAACGATTTCATGGATTTAGCGCCAAAGACGTATTTAAACGATGCCATAATCGATTTGTACCTGCAATACGTGTTAATGGAACTCGTTTCGCCCGAAATGCGTGAAagaattcacattttcgacaGTTTTTTCTGGAAAAAGTTGAGTACAAAATGCTCCGATGAGGAAACTGGCAAGATGTCAGCTGAAGAAACGTCCCTTCAAAAGTACCAACGAGTCGCCAAGTGGGACGAGAAAGTCAAACTCTTCGAAAAGGACTTTATTTTCGTGCCAATTAACATCAACGAGCATTGGTTGCTGGCTGTTATTTGTTTCCCATACCTCatggaacaaaaattgaactttgagACAGGCGAAGAAATCGACCCGAAATTCCTCAAAAGTGTTCCCGTGAAGCAAGCATGTCTTTTGATCTTCGATTCGCTCGGTATTGATCGTCCGAATGTGTCGAAAGCGCTGCGGGAATATTTGCGACATCGATTTTTGGCCGAAAAACAAGACGATTCGCCAAATTGTGAGTTTTCATCGACTGTGATGCCAGGTTGTTATGTGAAAGTACCGcgtcagaaaaattatttcgattgCGGCGTGTTTTTGTTGGAGTACGTGgaacatttttgtttgcatCCAATTAGCGATTATCGAACTCCAATCAAGGGCCTTGAAAAATGGTTCACCCAAGAACACATTCGGGGCAAACGAAAGTACCTGAGAGATCTGATAGTTACTTTGGTAGAAAAATATGAACCGGAAAATCTTCCGCTGCCGGATATTTACTTcggcgacgacgaagaagtaACGAATGGTGAATTGATGGAAGtcgatgaaattgaaaaatctgtgAAAGAAGCAAATAATGAAACTCaagttccttaa